CCGTCACCGTTCGCGCCGTGTCGCTCGCGTTCTCGACTAACAGTTCCGACAGGACGACTCCCGTTTCAGCCTCCGATTCGAACGTCGACAGACAGCCCGTGATCGGTAGTACCACCCCGGATACGACGCCGAGCATCGTCCGTCGATCCATGCGATCATATTATCAATAAATGATAAATATGTTTGGGAGATCGGTCGACCAAACGACTTATCGTCGTATCGTTAGCAGACGGTAGCGATGACGCTTCGTGTGGTTCATTACGCTGACATCGAGGCGACGTACGACGATCCAGAGCGGATCGCCCGTTTGGGGGATGCGATCGCCTCGCTTCGGGACGAGACCACCCTTCTCCTCGGTGCTGGCGACAACGTCGCACCCGGTGCGCTCGCGCTCCGTACCGAGGGCCAGCAGGCACTCGCGTTTTTCGACACGATCGAGCCGGACGTCGATACGCTGGGCAATCACGATTTTGACTACGGACAGGAGACGCTGTTGTCGGTAGTTCGCCAGTCGCCACAGACATGGCTGTGTGCGAACGTGATGGCTGACGAGGAACGGTTCGGCCACGAGACTGGGATCATTCCGTGGACGGTGATCGAACGGGCTGGCCACCGCGTTGGGTTGTTCGGGCTTGCCCATCCCAAGACGGCGGAGAAATCACCTGGAGCGCGATCGTTGTCGGTAACGGATCCGATCAGTGCCGCCGTCGACGCGGTTGAGCGGCTACGGGAGCAGTCCGTCGATCACGTCGTTTGTCTCTCCCATCTCGGTGAGTCAGAGGATCACGGTTTAGGAGAAGTGGACGATCTTGCAGTGGCAGTCGACATCGACGTGATCTGTGACGGCCACACACACGATCAGCCCCGAATCGATCGCGTTGACGGCACGTTGGTGGTGCGAACGTCTGGCGAGGGGATGGATATCGCCGAACTGCGGTACGATGAAGGATGGACGGCCACCCACCACGCTGTCGCGGAGTTCCCGCCAAAGCCGGATATCGAACGGACCTTTCGAGAGCTGCGAACCACAGCCGGGGTGGACGAGACCGTTGCCACGGTCGACGAACCGATCGATCGATCGCTGTCGGACCGGTTTCACGGCGAATCTCGGCTCGGAAACTTCGTGACCGACGCCTACCGGTGGGCCACCGGCGCGACGATCGGTCTCCAGCACAGCGCAGGAATGCGAGGCGGCCCGGCCCTGTCCGGCGACGTGACGGTTGCGGATCTCATCAGCATCGTCCCGTTCGACATGGAGGTTGTGACAACGACTATCACGGGAACGACACTTCGTGACGTGCTCACCTCCGGTGGAGAGATCGTGTATCCCGCACAGCCCGCGTTCTGGCATATCCACCTGAGTGGTGGGTCGGTGACGTTCGATTATGAAACACGGGAGCTAGCCGCGGCCACCGTGGATAGTGAGCCGATCGATTCGTCGGCGTTCTACTGCGTTGCCGCACCCGAAAACCTCGTGCGCTCGTTCAACATCGAAGCGGAGACCGAATCGGTCGGGCTACAGTACGAACTGCTCGCTGAATACGCCCGAGCACAGGGGATTAGGCCGACGCGCGAGGACCGCATCACGCGCCACGGTCTCGAAACAGTGCACCTCCCGGCGGAATAACGATCACTCCACCCGCCGGACGGCCTGATACGCCGAGATCACTGTGAGTATGATCGTGACGAGTACAGCGGTGCCAAAGGCGAGGACGAACGCCAGCGCGAGAAAGAGGAGCGGTCCACCGACGCCGTCCGGAGCTGGGCCGCGCAGTTCGAACACCCGGACGACGTACATCAGCACGCCGAACACGACACCCACCGCTACACCGATCTTGCCGTTTCGGGCGACGCGAAGCGCATCGAAAAACGCCGCCGTTCCCGAACGGTCGGCTGTCACGGACTCGTCGATACTGTCGTCCACATCGATGGTTGGACGAGCGAATAGAAATCGTCTTCGCAACGGTACGTGGTATGCCGCGTGGTAATTCCCCCGACGGAGCGCGAAAATCGCCTTTGAATCGAACGGTCTAAGGGTATGGATTTACCGAATATACACAATGACGACGCTCGGCACCGCAACCGCGTGTCCCAACGAAATCGCAACGGGACGGCTGTCTGTCGGAGAGGCCCGTGATGGCAGCGACATCGGCCTACCGGTTGCGGTGATCAACGGTGCGGATGACGGCAAAACCCTGTACATTCAGGCAGTGAGCGACGGCGACGAACTCAACGGTCTTGGGGTCATCCAACGGCTGGTGCCCCAACTCGATCCGAGCGAGGTTTCCGGACGGATCCTCGTCGTAGGGATCGTTAACTACCACGGCTTTCACGTCGCTGAACACCGCAACCCGATCGACGATACGAAACTGAACCGGGCGTATCCGGGCGATCCCAACGGGATGTCGACCGAGCGCATCGCCCATGCCACCTTCGACACCGTGACGCGGGCCGATCTCGCGCTCGATCTCCACCAAGGCTCGACCAGCCGCATGATCGATGAGACCCGCGTCAGGTGTGGATCGCGCCACCGGCTCCACACGGAGTGTCTCGAACTCGCCAAGGTGTTCGATTGTGGGTACATCCTGGATCAGAAAGGTCCTGACGGACAGCTCGCGCGGACAGCACCCAACGAAGGGGTGCCCACGATCGATCCCGAACTCGGTGGCTCTGTTGGATGGGATCACAGCAGTATCGAGCGCGGCCTTCGGGGCGTGTATCGGGTGCTCAAATACTACGGGTTTTTAGACGGCTCGATCGATATCAACCCCCAGACACGGGCAAACGGGTTCGAACAGTACGGCTCACCCAAGGGAGGGCTGGTGACGTTTTATCCCGGTCTCGGCGACCGTGTCGAGAGTGGTGATCCTCTCTTCGACGTGACCGATCCGTTCGGTCGAGTCAAATCCACCGTGACCGCCGATTCGACCGGCGTGTTCTGGCGCACGCGACGGCTCCCCCAAGTCGCAACCGGTGAGTACGTCTGTTCGCTCGGCACCAATCTCGATGAGTACTGACCACCTAGACCCTGATCCGAGGGATCACGCTACGACGTGACCGACGCGTTGCATCGAGGCGGTCGAACGGAATGAGGGATGGTACGCGGGCCACGCGTGGAACCTGTTCTTTTTTGAGGGCATTGCGACCATCACCTACGAGATCGTCGCCCGCTGGAACTGGTCGGCTCCCGACGCACTCCTCATGTCACAGGGCCACGGCACGCTGTTTTTGGGCGCGTACCGGGGCTTTCGACGGCTCGCTCAGATGGATCTGATCGATCACCCCGCGGCTGCTCGGCGTGCAAGCCGTTGGCTACGACCCCATTGCGCGCGAACTGCGTGGCGCGGCTGACGGCGACACGAACGAGGCTGCCGACGGTATCACATCCGAAAGCCGGTCAGAAAGGAGTAGCTCATGGAAGTGATCGAGACGCCCGACGGCGACTGTATCGCGCTCGGTGCGGAGGCGGTCGCAACCGAACGCAATGCCCTCGGTCATCACGGCTTTTACGTCGAACCGACGTACGCTATCGCCCCCACCGCGCTCGACCGGTACCGCGAGCGAGGCGTGTTTGGTCCTGACGACGATGTCGTCGTTCCCCTCACTGGCAGCAGATTGAAAAAGTAACACCGGTCGGAATCGTGTCAGGCGTTCTAATCGTTTTCAATTCCTTGATACGATCGATGCGGTCATCGCTCTCACTCGAAGAGCGATCGTGCATAGCGGTGGATCGGTGCGTCGAGCCAATCTCGCTCTGTTGCTATCGTTTCGAGTGCAGAGCGAGCTTCTGATTCGGTGAGAACGCCACGATCGCAAAGGCTTCGAAGAAGCACCGGAGAGAGAACGATGTCAGTCTCTACGAGCGCCGCTAACTCTGGGAGTGCCCTGAAATCGTCTGTGACGAGAACGGATGCATTGGTGTCTCGAACAGCCCCAACACAGCTTGCTTCGCCAGTATCAATGCGATTTGATAGTAGCTCTGGTGCCGTCACATCACGTACTGCAACGTGGTCCATGCGTTCGAGTACGGCTGTCGCACCGCGTCCGTGTGGATCATCATACGCTGCGGTGTTCTCGAGTTCGTCTACGACTCGGGTCGTTGTGGTGATATCGAACCCTGTGAGGACGAGTTCTAAGCAGTCTCCGACTGCGATCGAAACGAATGCACTGGTGTCAACGACGACCATCCACGCTCACTGTTCTCCGAGTGTGTCCGCGAGTTCGTCACTCCGATCGAGCAACCGCTTCGAAGATTGTACTGCTTTCGCATCCTGACGACCAATGATCAGTTCCAACGTCTCGAAATCAATCTCGTCGGTGAGATACAACTCCACGACCGACTCGCGGAAATCTTCATCTGATTCGATGTCCGCTATATACTCCCGAAGCGCCTCAATGAGAAGCTCAGTACGGTTCTTGTGCGTTACTTCACTCGCAACATCGGCGTGGGTAATGAGCTCCTCCGGAAGCCGAAAGTTCACTTTCTTCGTGCTCATGTATGTACATTGTACCCACAACACCAAAACGATAGCGGCGATCGAATCTCCCGTTTTGCCCTGTTCTGCCCTGTCAGCCTACCGCTCGGGGTGTATGGGCGCGTCGAACCCGCCGCGGATCAGCGGTTTGGCGACGTGGCGGCGGGCACAGGGGGGCACTTCGTACCAGCCGGGTTCGAGATCGCGCTTGATCTTCCGCTCGACTTTTTCGGAAGCGTTCGTGCCACAGTCCCGACAGCGATAGCCCTGCTCGCGCCCAGCACTTTCCATCCGTCGTTCACAGTCCGGGCAGGTCGGGGTGATGCGTTCGGTTTCTCGTAGCCAGCGGACGGCGAACTTCTCCAATTTGAGCGTTCCCGCCGCCACTTCTCCACAGGCCGTGATGCGATCGCCCGGTCTGAGCGCGCGAACGCGATCGCGGAAGCGCTTCGTCGGTGCGAACGCTACACAGTCGATCGTTCCCGAGTCGTCTTTGAGGGTCGTAAACACGTGCCCCCCCTGCTTCGTTTCGGGTCGGCTGTTGACCGTTCCTCCCACTCGGTACGCGCGGCCATCCACGACGGTGTCGACGTGTTCGGCGTCGTGAAGGTGCGTGTCGGTGCCTTGGTTCGTCACGAACGTTTCGCGCGTTGCCACTGGCTCGCTGTCGATCATCGCGGCAACGTCCTCACACTCGTCGGGATCGTCTCCACGGATGCCGTGCAGAATCGGACACGGCGTGTGTGGCACACACACTAGCTCCCGTTCTTCGCGGTCGACCGTGTCCCACACCGTTGGATAGCCCTCATCGGCCGCTCGATACACAGATTCGTCCCCGACGTCACGGGGGGTACCCCAGCGCTCTCGGTGGCGATAGGAGATGCACTCGTACGTCCAGTCGTCGAAAACGTCTGCACTCTCCCGATCCGTGCGGTGAGTGTCGTCGGCTACTGCTCGTTGTCGCCCGATCCACGCACCGACGGCGGCGAGCGCGCCGATCCGCCCGCGACCGTTGCCCCAATGGGCCGATCGGTAGCCGGTGACATCGAGAACACGCTCAACATCGGCGATGGTGAGTCGTTCGCCCAGTGCTGCCGTGGCGAACGCGAACACAGCGTCGGTGGCGTCGACACCGCTCCACTCGGTAGTGTCGGGTGCGACGACCGCTCCTGGATTGGTGTTCGGATCGTCGACCTGTGCCAGCCGATCGACGATCTCACTCACGATCGACACCGCACGTTCCGGATCAAGGGTTGTGGGTACCGCGACAGCGGCGTTCCCTCGTGTTTTGTGCTCGATGGCGGGATTCAATCGAACGAGCAGGGGCCGCTCGTCCGGTGTCGAGCGATCGAGCGCGTGCTCGCGTTCACGAAAGCGTCGTGCGACCGTGTGAGCGACGTACGTGGTGCACATCCCAGTCTCGCGGGAATCCGTATCATCGATCCCGATAACCGTCACACGAGTGCTTTCCGGCCAGCGCTCAAACGGCTTTCGCCAGCCGATCGAGACAGATATCTACAACGACACAACGCATATATGGACAGAATCACCTATAACTATCTATGTCTCGGTCTGCACTGGTCGGGAACGTGATAGCCATGCTTGAGGACGCGGGCTTTCTCGTGAGCGACCGGTGTGCTGTACGGCCAAAGAGTTTCGACGTCGCAGCCCGCCGGGGTGAGGAGATCATCCTGGTAAAAATCCTTGGAAATATCGATTCGTTCGATACTCCGATCGGGACGGAAATGCGTCGACTCGGGATGTATCTCGACGCGACACCGATCGTTATCGGCTTGCGAACCCGCGATGAGCAGCTCGATCCGGGCGTCGTTTACTTCCGGCACGGCGTTCCGGTGCTCAGCCCGGACACGGCGATGGATCTGTTCGTCGAGGAAGTCCCACCGCTCATTTACGCCGCTCCCGGTGGACTGTACGTGAACATCGACGGCAGTGTGCTGGCCGACGCTCGTCAAGATCGTGACTGGAGCCTCGGCCGACTCGCAACGGAACTCGGCGTCTCACGACGTACGGTGTCGAAGTACGAGGACGGGATGAATGCGAGCGTCGAAGTCGCTGTTCAACTCGAAGATCTGTTCGAGGCACCGCTCACGGATCCGATCGACGTGTTCGATCCCGAGTCGATCCACGACGACGACGATCCCGACGACGCCGAGATCGGTCCCGACGACGAGCAACTCGTCACTGTCCTTACCCGCGTCGGGTTCGACGTCCATCCAACGCGACGGTCGCCGTTCAAGGCGGTCAGCGAAGACGACCGCGAACGGATGAAGATGCTCACAGGACACTCGGCGTTCACACGAACCGCCGAAAAACGCGCGAAAATAATGAGCTCTGTCGGACACGTCACGAAAACGACGTCAGTGTACGTGGTCGAGGACACCAACCGCGAATCGGTCGAAGAAACGGCACTCATCCAACGCGATGAGATCGAGGCCATCGACGACAGCGACTCGCTCCGTGATCTCGTCCGCGAACGGGCGGAGACCGAGTGAAATCACTCGAAGATGCGTCGAAGCCGTCCGAGCGCGCTCGCTCGCTTTTCTTCCTCGCGTTTCTCGGTGAAAAAGGACTCCGTCTCCGCTCGTTCTTGATCGTACGCGGCCGTCGCTATCGGCCCACTTTCGCCTTCGGTCTCTGGAGCCGCCCCTGTTTCCTCAGCAGGATCCGCCGGCTGCGTTGTTTCCCCCGTGTCGGCACGACCACCGCCATTCTCAGGAGCCGAGTCTGGCGACGCCTGTGTCGCGTACGCTCCGTCGGTCTCTTGGAGTTG
The sequence above is drawn from the Halocatena salina genome and encodes:
- a CDS encoding bifunctional metallophosphatase/5'-nucleotidase, coding for MTLRVVHYADIEATYDDPERIARLGDAIASLRDETTLLLGAGDNVAPGALALRTEGQQALAFFDTIEPDVDTLGNHDFDYGQETLLSVVRQSPQTWLCANVMADEERFGHETGIIPWTVIERAGHRVGLFGLAHPKTAEKSPGARSLSVTDPISAAVDAVERLREQSVDHVVCLSHLGESEDHGLGEVDDLAVAVDIDVICDGHTHDQPRIDRVDGTLVVRTSGEGMDIAELRYDEGWTATHHAVAEFPPKPDIERTFRELRTTAGVDETVATVDEPIDRSLSDRFHGESRLGNFVTDAYRWATGATIGLQHSAGMRGGPALSGDVTVADLISIVPFDMEVVTTTITGTTLRDVLTSGGEIVYPAQPAFWHIHLSGGSVTFDYETRELAAATVDSEPIDSSAFYCVAAPENLVRSFNIEAETESVGLQYELLAEYARAQGIRPTREDRITRHGLETVHLPAE
- a CDS encoding DUF7536 family protein; protein product: MDDSIDESVTADRSGTAAFFDALRVARNGKIGVAVGVVFGVLMYVVRVFELRGPAPDGVGGPLLFLALAFVLAFGTAVLVTIILTVISAYQAVRRVE
- a CDS encoding succinylglutamate desuccinylase/aspartoacylase family protein — protein: MTTLGTATACPNEIATGRLSVGEARDGSDIGLPVAVINGADDGKTLYIQAVSDGDELNGLGVIQRLVPQLDPSEVSGRILVVGIVNYHGFHVAEHRNPIDDTKLNRAYPGDPNGMSTERIAHATFDTVTRADLALDLHQGSTSRMIDETRVRCGSRHRLHTECLELAKVFDCGYILDQKGPDGQLARTAPNEGVPTIDPELGGSVGWDHSSIERGLRGVYRVLKYYGFLDGSIDINPQTRANGFEQYGSPKGGLVTFYPGLGDRVESGDPLFDVTDPFGRVKSTVTADSTGVFWRTRRLPQVATGEYVCSLGTNLDEY
- a CDS encoding CopG family transcriptional regulator: MSTKKVNFRLPEELITHADVASEVTHKNRTELLIEALREYIADIESDEDFRESVVELYLTDEIDFETLELIIGRQDAKAVQSSKRLLDRSDELADTLGEQ
- a CDS encoding tRNA(Ile)(2)-agmatinylcytidine synthase, producing MTVIGIDDTDSRETGMCTTYVAHTVARRFREREHALDRSTPDERPLLVRLNPAIEHKTRGNAAVAVPTTLDPERAVSIVSEIVDRLAQVDDPNTNPGAVVAPDTTEWSGVDATDAVFAFATAALGERLTIADVERVLDVTGYRSAHWGNGRGRIGALAAVGAWIGRQRAVADDTHRTDRESADVFDDWTYECISYRHRERWGTPRDVGDESVYRAADEGYPTVWDTVDREERELVCVPHTPCPILHGIRGDDPDECEDVAAMIDSEPVATRETFVTNQGTDTHLHDAEHVDTVVDGRAYRVGGTVNSRPETKQGGHVFTTLKDDSGTIDCVAFAPTKRFRDRVRALRPGDRITACGEVAAGTLKLEKFAVRWLRETERITPTCPDCERRMESAGREQGYRCRDCGTNASEKVERKIKRDLEPGWYEVPPCARRHVAKPLIRGGFDAPIHPER
- a CDS encoding transcriptional regulator; translation: MSRSALVGNVIAMLEDAGFLVSDRCAVRPKSFDVAARRGEEIILVKILGNIDSFDTPIGTEMRRLGMYLDATPIVIGLRTRDEQLDPGVVYFRHGVPVLSPDTAMDLFVEEVPPLIYAAPGGLYVNIDGSVLADARQDRDWSLGRLATELGVSRRTVSKYEDGMNASVEVAVQLEDLFEAPLTDPIDVFDPESIHDDDDPDDAEIGPDDEQLVTVLTRVGFDVHPTRRSPFKAVSEDDRERMKMLTGHSAFTRTAEKRAKIMSSVGHVTKTTSVYVVEDTNRESVEETALIQRDEIEAIDDSDSLRDLVRERAETE